From Candidatus Latescibacterota bacterium, the proteins below share one genomic window:
- a CDS encoding DUF4040 domain-containing protein, translating into MEIFLLVLTIFMIVGSIVAIESKNLLSSVISVGIVGFSLGIIFLMLGAPDIAITQVVVEILILVILIRATITTDNTAIEKHKDTFPVVVSLIFFGLFLIFAYFAVQELPQFGDPLPREAAAHYLENGAEETGAMNIVTAVLLDYRAYDTMGEATVLFASIVGSFVILRRRGRKHRKEEDTEKVGILEDEDIKKNFEGF; encoded by the coding sequence ATGGAGATTTTTCTCCTCGTATTGACGATATTCATGATTGTTGGATCGATCGTGGCGATAGAATCAAAGAACCTTCTTTCGTCGGTGATCTCTGTCGGTATAGTCGGCTTCAGTCTCGGGATCATTTTTCTTATGCTGGGGGCTCCCGATATTGCGATCACACAGGTCGTAGTAGAGATACTGATACTCGTTATCCTGATCAGAGCGACGATCACAACTGACAATACTGCTATCGAAAAGCACAAGGACACCTTTCCTGTCGTTGTCAGCCTGATCTTTTTCGGGCTGTTCCTGATCTTCGCCTATTTTGCGGTTCAGGAACTTCCGCAGTTCGGAGATCCTCTTCCCAGAGAAGCGGCAGCTCACTATCTCGAAAATGGCGCAGAAGAGACGGGCGCTATGAATATTGTTACAGCCGTGCTTCTCGATTACAGGGCCTATGATACCATGGGGGAAGCGACCGTACTTTTTGCTTCTATCGTAGGTTCATTTGTCATCCTGAGAAGACGCGGGAGAAAACATCGGAAGGAAGAAGATACTGAAAAGGTCGGGATCCTCGAAGATGAGGATATCAAAAAGAACTTCGAGGGATTCTAG
- a CDS encoding nickel-dependent hydrogenase large subunit, whose amino-acid sequence MVKKIPIGPFHPILEEPEFFELHVDGEKVVDIDMTIGWSHRGIEILSEHKTWDQVPFLVERICGICSCSHPYAYVKAVEDLLQVEVPKRAQYVRVIIAELERLHSHLLWTGLAGHFIGYNTVFMWCWKYREPVLDILEAVTGNRNHYAMMRIGGVRRDIPMEEYGNIRKLLDYVWEKNNMLTNAILDDPVIHARTKNVGILDKKHCRLYGALGPTARAGGYDVDARRDHPIDAYGELDFDVIVCKNGDVFDKAVVRQLENFESIKIIRQCLDRLEDLGPGTEEDLCLEIGEIPPGEGIGTYEAPRGEVFHYIRSNGKNMPMRHKVRAPSFNNILTNEHSVIGNSVADAGLITAAVDPCYSCTERVGRVDVGTGDRYMMSEGDLIRLSQEKTEQIRKELEGN is encoded by the coding sequence ATGGTAAAAAAGATCCCAATCGGCCCGTTTCATCCGATTCTTGAAGAACCCGAGTTTTTCGAGCTGCATGTCGATGGTGAAAAAGTAGTCGATATTGACATGACGATAGGCTGGAGCCACCGTGGGATCGAGATCCTGTCGGAGCACAAGACATGGGATCAGGTCCCGTTTCTGGTGGAGAGGATCTGCGGTATCTGTTCCTGCTCCCATCCATATGCATACGTGAAGGCTGTAGAGGACCTTTTACAGGTGGAAGTGCCGAAACGCGCTCAGTATGTACGGGTGATAATAGCAGAGTTGGAAAGGCTTCACAGCCATCTGCTGTGGACAGGCCTTGCCGGCCATTTCATCGGCTATAACACTGTTTTCATGTGGTGCTGGAAATACAGGGAACCTGTTCTCGACATCCTCGAGGCCGTAACAGGAAACAGGAACCATTACGCGATGATGCGTATCGGAGGCGTAAGACGGGATATCCCCATGGAGGAGTACGGAAATATCCGAAAGCTTCTCGATTATGTCTGGGAAAAGAACAACATGCTGACGAACGCGATTCTCGATGATCCGGTAATACACGCGCGGACCAAGAATGTCGGGATCCTGGATAAGAAGCATTGCAGACTGTATGGAGCTCTTGGACCAACGGCAAGGGCGGGTGGTTATGATGTCGACGCGAGACGGGACCACCCGATCGACGCCTATGGAGAACTCGATTTCGACGTGATCGTCTGCAAGAACGGTGATGTGTTCGACAAGGCTGTCGTAAGACAGCTCGAGAACTTCGAATCGATAAAGATCATCCGCCAGTGTCTCGACAGGCTCGAGGATCTGGGGCCGGGTACGGAAGAGGATCTCTGCCTTGAGATAGGCGAGATTCCTCCGGGAGAAGGTATCGGCACATACGAAGCGCCGAGAGGAGAGGTTTTTCACTATATACGTTCGAATGGAAAGAATATGCCTATGAGGCACAAGGTGAGAGCCCCGAGCTTCAACAATATTCTGACGAACGAACACAGTGTGATTGGAAATTCCGTTGCGGACGCAGGCCTGATAACCGCGGCTGTCGATCCGTGCTATTCATGCACAGAGAGAGTCGGCAGGGTGGATGTAGGCACTGGTGACCGTTATATGATGAGCGAGGGAGACCTTATCAGGCTTTCTCAGGAGAAGACAGAACAGATAAGAAAAGAACTGGAAGGTAACTGA
- a CDS encoding sodium:proton antiporter, with the protein MILYFLTLVLFVMGLYCLVAKKNIIKKIIGIVITEYSINLFLVLVGWRKGGIAPILLKGMQKSEIVEKGVDPLPQALVLTSIVIGLGVLALMVSICLRLYEKYKTFDMSEINRLRG; encoded by the coding sequence ATGATCCTGTACTTTCTGACGCTGGTGCTTTTCGTGATGGGACTTTACTGTCTCGTGGCGAAAAAGAATATCATAAAGAAGATCATCGGGATCGTCATCACCGAGTATTCCATCAACCTTTTCCTGGTGCTTGTCGGCTGGCGTAAAGGCGGGATAGCTCCGATCCTTCTTAAGGGTATGCAGAAGAGTGAGATCGTGGAGAAAGGCGTAGATCCATTACCCCAGGCGCTGGTACTGACTTCGATCGTGATCGGGCTCGGTGTACTGGCTCTGATGGTGTCGATCTGCCTGAGACTTTACGAAAAATACAAGACATTC